In the genome of Quercus robur chromosome 3, dhQueRobu3.1, whole genome shotgun sequence, one region contains:
- the LOC126717500 gene encoding phosphoribosylaminoimidazole carboxylase, chloroplastic-like — protein MLVKIVSAHRTPEMMFSYASSALERHSDYHCWCSPLARSLTPVPVIGVPVRASALDGLDSLLPIVQMPRGVPVATVAINNATNAGLRAVRMMGIRDADLLARMSQYQEDTRNDVLRNAEKLKKDGWVSYLNP, from the exons ATGCTGGTGAAAATAGTTTCAGCTCACCGGACCCCTGAAATGATGTTTTCTTATGCCTCATCTGCCCTGGAGAGGCATTCAGATTATCATTGCTGGTGCAGCCCACTTGCCAG GTCACTCACTCCCGTGCCTGTTATTGGTGTCCCCGTGCGTGCTTCTGCATTGGATGGACTTGATTCACTCCTGCCCATTGTGCAg ATGCCAAGGGGTGTTCCAGTTGCAACAGTTGCAATAAACAATGCTACCAATGCAGGTTTGCGCGCAGTAAGGATGATGGGGATTCGCGATGCTGACCTATTGGCAAG AATGAGCCAGTATCAAGAAGACACAAGAAATGATGTCTTGAGAAATGCAGAGAAGCTTAAAAAGGATGGTTGGGTGTCTTATTTGAATCCATAA